A single region of the Drosophila takahashii strain IR98-3 E-12201 chromosome 2R, DtakHiC1v2, whole genome shotgun sequence genome encodes:
- the LBR gene encoding lamin-B receptor, whose product MDRRLRRPRRTDEVSSGPVLQQSSQPSQLPVTRRAGSLTAAAAAAGTTGPATRTRASPSRNKVTAPPSPELGPRTRRSSRPRSSVGPLTAAAPGSGSSLLAKAAIKARTPIREVSEVPSPARQTSSSLPLALTTNTSSGAPNKLFNTSSTNSGNNYSRTTTTSTTTSERIEIRAEGESEVDTDSIRKRITERLRRSVSKTISNLAGTPVTNTEEGSRYSRSVSRSVYDDEKSSKRSYSTGEEDIEEEEEVEEDQFRSFNVTRKSATPAEISCRQLKAPREFGGWLGAFLLLLLLPTAVYYLTWSCTARNSCQFKRLNLGILLDVNYLTRQVFQPRVVGAFAAYQVVVFVLVALLPGRRVHLTRETYKFNCLAVSLTLLIAGGVAEYLKYPVVTFILRHYLRFCIFGLVGAFVAAAWSYWLVDTAKYNVLRQTLTNDYGRTGSFVVDFALGRQLNPKWLGRVDWKQFQYRLSLITTFLYAVCYIYQTLVWPQKPQMAEQEGYLHLVKYYWNNVNYDAGTLLSASCLLLYVLDSIVFEHHLSSSFELQHEGYGCLLLLRYAATPYLLTAVTKYFYEQRIPISCWYAPLGVAALLSLGLLVKRFSCAYKYKYRLNSQSPIFANIETIHTYQGSRLLLSGMWGWVRQPNYLGDILALLALAAPVALRPAWPPVLGLSLIVLLLLHRATRANARNQARYHSSWHRYSTQVRSYILPRIY is encoded by the exons ATGGATCGTCGCCTGAGACGCCCGCGCCGCACGGACGAAGTGTCCAGCGGCCCAGTTCTGCAGCAATCCTCGCAGCCCAGCCAACTGCCGGTGACCCGGCGAGCGGGATCCCtcacagcggcagcagcagccgcaggaaCCACCGGTCCCGCCACCCGGACACGTGCCTCCCCGTCGCGCAACAAGGTCACCGCACCGCCCTCGCCCGAACTGGGACCGCGCACCCGCCGCTCCAGCCGCCCGAGGTCGTCGGTGGGTCCGCTCACCGCAGCGGCCCCAGGATCCGGTTCCTCGCTGCTCGCCAAGGCCGCCATCAAGGCTCGCACGCCCATCCGAGAGGTTTCCGAG GTACCGTCGCCCGCTCGTCAGACGTCCAGCAGTTTGCCCCTGGCCTTGACCACCAACACATCCAGTGGGGCCCCGAATAAGCTGTTCAACACGAGCTCCACGAACAGCGGCAACAACTACAGTCGCACCACCACAACGAGCACCACAACCAGCGAGCGCATCGAGATTCGCGCCGAGGGCGAAAGTGAGGTGGACACGGACTCCATTCGCAAGCGAATCACCGAACGACTCCGCCGATCGGTGTCCAAAACTATCTCGAATTTGGCCGGAACCCCGGTGACAAACACCGAAGAAGGCAGTCGCTACAGCCGCAGTGTTTCGCGATCCGTGTACGACGATGAGAAGTCCTCGAAGCGCAGCTACTCCACCGGGGAGGAGGAcatcgaggaggaggaagaggtGGAGGAGGATCAGTTCCGTAGCTTCAATGTCACCCGTAAATCGGCCACACCGGCGGAAATTTCGTGTCGCCAGCTGAAGGCTCCCCGCGAATTCGGAGGCTGGCTGGGTGCcttcctcctgctgctcctgctgcccaCCGCTGTGTACTATCTCACCTGGAGCTGCACGGCCCGTAACTCCTGTCAGTTTAAGCGCCTCAATCTGGGCATTCTGCTGGATGTTAACTACCTAACACGTCAAGTGTTTCAGCCACGAGTTGTTGGCGCCTTTGCCGCCTATCAGGTGGTGGTTTTTGTCCTCGTGGCCCTGCTGCCCGGACGAAGGGTTCATCTCACCCGGGAGACCTACAAGTTCAACTGTCTGGCGGTGTCACTTACTCTTCTGATTGCCGGTGGAGTCGCGGAGTATCTGAAGTATCCGGTGGTGACCTTCATTCTGCGTCACTATCTACGTTTCTGCATTTTCGGACTCGTCGGCGCCTTTGTGGCAGCTGCCTGGAGTTACTGGCTCGTGGACACGGCCAAGTACAACGTGCTGCGTCAGACGCTGACCAATGATTATGGCAGGACTGGCAGCTTTGTGGTGGACTTTGCGCTGGGCAGGCAGCTGAATCCCAAGTGGCTGGGACGCGTGGATTGGAAGCAGTTCCAGTATCGTCTCTCCTTGATCACCACTTTTCTGTATGCCGTTTGTTATATCTACCAGACGCTCGTGTGGCCGCAAAAGCCACAAATGGCGGAGCAGGAGGGCTATCTTCATTTGGTCAAGTACTATTGGAACAATGTCAACTACGATGCGGGCACCCTGCTCTCGGCCAGCTGTCTGCTGCTCTACGTACTGGATTCGATTGTTTTTGAGCACCACCTGAGCTCCTCTTTCGAACTGCAACACGAGGGATATGGCTGCTTGCTGCTCCTGCGCTACGCAGCCACTCCTTACTTGCTGACGGCGGTTACCAAGTATTTCTACGAGCAACGCATACCCATCTCCTGCTGGTATGCTCCTTTAGGAGTGGCCGCCCTGCTGTCTCTGGGATTGCTGGTGAAGCGTTTCAGCTGCGCCTACAAGTACAAATACCGGCTGAACTCACAGAGTCCGATCTTCGCCAACATTGAGACCATTCACACGTATCAGGGAAGCCGCCTGCTGCTCAGCGGGATGTGGGGTTGGGTCAGGCAGCCCAATTACCTCGGCGATATCCTGGCTTTGCTAGCCCTGGCTGCTCCCGTCGCCCTGCGTCCTGCCTGGCCTCCAGTTTTGGGTCTCAGCCTGAtcgtcctgctgctgctgcaccgcGCCACTCGGGCGAACGCCAGGAATCAGGCGCGCTATCACTCGTCGTGGCATCGCTACAGCACCCAGGTGCGCAGCTACATCCTGCCCAGGATCTACTAA
- the Tango11 gene encoding transport and Golgi organization protein 11 isoform X2, which produces MLTTGSASKRSQLNQQQHNNLDASMLAHREGTPMGELTPHEEILYLRRQLAKLNRRVLNIEINNEQRTQREKIVYCLGLAYFVLKTIFWLNRN; this is translated from the exons ATG TTGACCACGGGCAGTGCCAGCAAACGGTCGCAGTTgaatcagcagcagcacaacAACCTGGATGCCTCGATGTTGGCGCATCGCGAGGGCACGCCCATGGGCGAGCTGACGCCCCACGAGGAGATCCTGTATCTGAGACGCCAGCTGGCCAAGCTGAATCGCCGGGTGCTCAACATCGAGATCAACAACGAGCAGCGCACGCAGCGGGAGAAGATCGTCTACTGTCTGGGCCTGGCCTACTTCGTTCTCAAGACAATATTCTGGCTGAATCGCAATTAG
- the LOC108056970 gene encoding uncharacterized protein codes for MKSAVVIILTLFVASGWAQPLELPADLEAQVQSLVEEMTEIAKATGEALEQQYVKVVQEPQKELEDALDQMELSRQESPECVAAQDQEIASIVDVAEGDLQSCRNAAAQTSAEIVSDVSDALQQLVFGGYDLVAHYQKCKNTTNSVLQVTCQIRLAKKFALYMSNGRKSIETIRQSISVRIPAVIDDYRQCIQSASSQAMLSLQEVNSHIDVCISQPH; via the coding sequence ATGAAGAGCGCCGTAGTCATTATCCTGACCCTTTTCGTGGCCAGCGGATGGGCCCAGCCGCTGGAACTTCCCGCCGATCTGGAAGCCCAGGTGCAAAGTCTGGTGGAAGAGATGACCGAGATTGCCAAGGCCACCGGCGAAGCTCTGGAACAGCAGTACGTGAAGGTCGTCCAGGAGCCGCAGAAGGAGCTGGAGGATGCCCTCGACCAGATGGAGTTGAGTCGCCAGGAGAGTCCCGAGTGCGTAGCCGCCCAAGATCAGGAGATTGCCAGTATTGTGGATGTCGCCGAGGGGGATCTGCAGTCTTGCCGTAACGCTGCGGCCCAAACATCCGCCGAAATCGTCTCCGACGTAAGCGACGCACTGCAGCAATTGGTCTTTGGAGGCTATGATCTGGTTGCCCATTACCAAAAGTGCAAAAATACCACTAACAGCGTTCTCCAGGTAACCTGCCAAATCAGGCTTGCTAAAAAGTTCGCCCTCTATATGAGCAATGGACGAAAATCCATCGAGACCATCCGCCAGTCAATCAGCGTGCGTATCCCTGCTGTGATCGACGACTATAGGCAATGCATCCAGTCTGCATCCTCGCAGGCAATGCTCAGCCTCCAGGAGGTCAACAGTCACATCGACGTCTGCATCTCCCAACCCCACTAG
- the Tango11 gene encoding transport and Golgi organization protein 11 isoform X1, with amino-acid sequence MVTPQSPTPMFNGLDDDLYNEAKFAHEINDRMRVPKRIKATGEYSDEDLLLSNQNGMISSWNYHDKIDMNVPDRIVVLGHNQHLETRSAPREIQLENSILPKNPSIGLVRVQTPPRVITLTDHHFPSASEESSPIRANGHHLYGHDLDEDADDEEGHAATQYVRANGVARMGFHANDTHSVESDSQLTTGSASKRSQLNQQQHNNLDASMLAHREGTPMGELTPHEEILYLRRQLAKLNRRVLNIEINNEQRTQREKIVYCLGLAYFVLKTIFWLNRN; translated from the exons ATGGTGACCCCCCAATCGCCGACGCCCATGTTCAATGGACTGGACGATGATCTCTACAATGAGGCCAAGTTTGCCCACGAAATCAACGACAGGATGCGGGTTCCCAAGCGGATCAAGGCCACCGGGGAGTATTCCGACGAGGATCTGCTGCTCTCCAACCAGAACGGGATGATCAGCTCCTGGAATTACCACGACAAGATCGACATGAATGTGCCCGATCGAATCGTGGTCCTGGGTCACAATCAGCACCTGGAGACGCGCTCGGCGCCGCGGGAAATCCAGCTGGAGAACTCCATTCTGCCCAAGAACCCTTCAATTGGTTTGGTGCGCGTCCAGACGCCGCCGCGCGTCATCACCCTCACCGACCACCACTTTCCCTCGGCCTCCGAGGAGAGCTCGCCCATCCGGGCCAACGGTCATCACTTGTACGGCCACGATCTCGACGAGGAcgccgacgacgaggagggcCACGCGGCCACCCAGTATGTGCGTGCCAATGGAGTCGCCCGCATGGGATTCCACGCCAACGACACCCACTCCGTGGAATCGGACTCCCAG TTGACCACGGGCAGTGCCAGCAAACGGTCGCAGTTgaatcagcagcagcacaacAACCTGGATGCCTCGATGTTGGCGCATCGCGAGGGCACGCCCATGGGCGAGCTGACGCCCCACGAGGAGATCCTGTATCTGAGACGCCAGCTGGCCAAGCTGAATCGCCGGGTGCTCAACATCGAGATCAACAACGAGCAGCGCACGCAGCGGGAGAAGATCGTCTACTGTCTGGGCCTGGCCTACTTCGTTCTCAAGACAATATTCTGGCTGAATCGCAATTAG
- the LOC108057018 gene encoding lysophosphatidylserine lipase ABHD12-like — protein MAKMRFPNILGNFPQMSPAWKTIVVLMWCFNLFCLVIVVIYFTIYFMPHIQHGEPEFSNKIGIRTHLFGLFVDFYQYEYDVSKPENVGLYATRNFYIPVKDHDQDKDGLRVGVYHILPSNIVHRFKDELGVEKEVAYDMDRHLKPAPGGEKELDELVPSIRAEFPVLLPENERFFYEKLLAIPGGTIILYIQGSQREFNRGSRPRRDQFMLLRTLNYHIFSFDSRRHKDTDPVLPTDEDLVRDALVVFEYIVNTTSNPIIVWGYLLDTGITNLLCAKLASFKERAQFGVFLDNQSTAEGIGTNMNLINSRLESGIHVQENIESFTMDNFLPDGQDHRIYYLDLPVKGGDLKIDRMFYYIEPNVPEKLEKFVKSYRNESS, from the exons ATGGCGAAAATGAGAtttcctaatattttaggCAATTTCCCCCAGATGAGTCCCGCATGGAAGACAATTGTTGTTCTGATGTGGTGCTTTAACTTATTCTGTTTAGTCATTGTGGTGATATATTTTACTATATATTTCATGCCGCATATTCAACATGGCGAACCAGAATTCT cAAACAAAATAGGGATTCGAACTCACCTGTTCGGACTATTCGTCGATTTCT ATCAGTACGAATATGATGTCTCCAAGCCCGAGAACGTTGGACTGTATGCCACTCGGAACTTTTACATCCCCGTAAAAGATCATGATCAGGATAAAGATGGTCTACGGGTTGGTGTGTATCATATCTTGCCCAGCAATATAGTGCATCGCTTTAAGGACGAACTTGGCGTGGAGAAGGAAGTGGCCTATGATATGGATCGCCATCTGAAACCTGCTCCTGGCGGCGAAAAGGAGCTGGATGAACTGGTGCCCTCCATTCGGGCTGAATTTCCCGTCTTACTGCCCGAGAACGAGAGGTTCTTCTACGAGAAATTACTGGCGATTCCGGGTGGCACCATAATCCTCTATATCCAAGGAAGTCAGAGGGAATTCAATCGAGGCAGTCGCCCACGTCGAGACCAGTTTATGCTGCTTAGGACGCTCAACTACCACATTTTTTCCTTCGATAGCAGACGCCATAAGGACACTGATCCTGTGCTTCCCACTGATGAAGACCTTGTGCGGGATGCCTTGGTGGTATTTGAGTATATAGTCAATACCACCTCCAATCCTATCATCGTATGGGGTTATCTGTTGGACACTGGAATAACTAATCTTCTATGTGCTAAGCTAGCTAGCTTTAAGGAAAGGGCTCAATTTGGTGTATTTCTGGATAACCAGTCCACTGCAGAGGGAATAGGTACGAATATGAATTTAATCAACTCGAGACTCGAATCGGGCATTCATGTCCAGGAAAACATAGAATCCTTCACCATGGATAACTTCTTGCCGGATGGCCAAGACCACCGTATCTACTACCTCGACTTGCCCGTGAAAGGTGGTGACCTAAAGATTGATAGGATGTTCTATTACATCGAGCCGAATGTGCCGGAAAAATTAGAAAAGTTTGTGAAAAGCTACCGAAATGAGAGCTCTTAG
- the LOC108057005 gene encoding MIT domain-containing protein 1, with protein sequence MTTSPIFAEVDEGELPKLEAIISALKCEQTGHIMEAILLYEESIFKLSQMAEAEPSRRQLCGKYLKTYEARAKQLRDQVKGHLHSSRMLDHIGIEQGARGRSYQRLLGPYLDDGVREAHLNEPHLTEPPHFRNLLNFLEVLVKNCRYLKYIRLTTRPDAVAPKNQLQILQQMKNDLAGGNIQMNFQMDDSLHDRKIVLSSGVVIKIGRGLHYFEPAEGSYNLGLCDFDFRKCLATEVDVWKCRPFAKRLKDSQEDEFQAAKEDRPQAHAYSSD encoded by the coding sequence ATGACAACCAGTCCAATCTTTGCCGAAGTAGACGAAGGCGAGCTGCCCAAACTGGAGGCGATTATCAGTGCCCTGAAATGCGAGCAGACGGGTCACATTATGGAGGCGATCCTGCTGTACGAGGAGAGCATCTTCAAGTTGTCCCAAATGGCTGAGGCGGAGCCGAGTCGCCGCCAGCTGTGTGGGAAGTACCTGAAGACGTACGAGGCGCGGGCCAAGCAGCTGAGGGACCAGGTCAAGGGTCACCTGCACTCCAGCCGAATGCTGGATCACATCGGCATCGAGCAGGGTGCCAGGGGTAGGAGCTACCAGCGGTTGTTGGGTCCGTACTTGGACGACGGCGTGCGGGAGGCCCATCTCAACGAGCCTCATCTCACGGAGCCGCCGCATTTCAGGAATCTGCTCAACTTTCTGGAGGTGCTCGTGAAGAACTGTCGCTATCTGAAGTATATACGCTTAACGACTCGACCAGATGCAGTGGCTCCCAAGAATCAGCTACAGATTTTGCAGCAAATGAAGAACGACCTGGCCGGTGGCAATATCCAAATGAATTTCCAGATGGACGACAGCCTGCACGATCGTAAGATTGTGCTAAGCTCCGGGGTGGTCATCAAAATTGGCCGGGGTCTCCACTATTTTGAACCAGCGGAGGGCTCCTACAATTTGGGGCTCTGCGACTTCGATTTTCGCAAGTGCCTGGCCACCGAGGTGGACGTCTGGAAGTGTCGTCCTTTTGCCAAGCGGCTCAAGGACTCGCAGGAGGACGAGTTCCAGGCCGCCAAGGAGGATCGACCGCAGGCGCATGCCTACTCCAGCGATTAG